The Onthophagus taurus isolate NC chromosome 2, IU_Otau_3.0, whole genome shotgun sequence genome includes a window with the following:
- the LOC111427567 gene encoding kinesin heavy chain-like has product MSGEREIPAEDSIKVVCRFRPLNDSEEKAGSKFIVKFPSGSDDNCISIAGKVYLFDKVFKPNATQEKVYNEAAKSIVSDVLAGYNGTIFAYGQTSSGKTHTMEGVISDPQKQGIIPRIVNDIFNHIYAMEENLEFHIKVSYFEIYMDKIRDLLDVSKVNLSVHEDKNRVPFVKGATERFVSSPEEVFEAIEEGKSNRHIAVTNMNEHSSRSHSVFLINVKQENLENQKKLSGKLYLVDLAGSEKVSKTGAEGTVLDEAKNINKSLSALGNVISALADGNKTHIPYRDSKLTRILQESLGGNARTTIVICCSPASFNESETKSTLEFGKRAKTVKNVVCVNEELTAEEWKRRYEKEKEKAARLKGKVEKLEAELQRWRSGETVTTDEQVTFNDENSTPIAAMEESTTEPLVGPMPATPALMIGSTLGSEERQKLEQERERLYQQLDEKDEEINQQSQFAEKLKEQIMEQDELIMSTRRDYEALQGEMNRIQQENESAKEEVKEVLQALEELAVNYDQKSQEVDAKNKEVESLSEEVMQKTTLLNSTASELQQLKDMSTHQKKRISDMLTNLLKDLGEIGTTLGGEGVDMKITNDSTKLEEEFTVARLYISRMKSEVTNLSSRLHELENSQQDSNKKVTEYEKELGECRLLISQHEARMKSLQESIRESENKKRSLEESVDALREECAKLKAAEQVHSASESEKKEATELRKALEQQMDQLRDAHQKQVGALRDEISEKQQLINDLKDSSQKLQLAQQQLQTDYEKLKSEEADKSQKLQEMITTNDRREQARKDLKGLEDTVAKELQTLHNLRKLFVQDLQARIKKAANPDDNEEDGGSLAQKQKISFLENNLDQLTKVHKQLVRDNADLRCELPKLEKRLRATMERVKALETALKDAKEGAMRDRKRYQYEVDRIKEAVRQKNLARRGPVAQIAKPIRAGQQHHTVLTGGAIRVGGNVPAPQRIIADDTAQKRKSIVSGGNRDES; this is encoded by the exons GGGAAAGTTTATTTATTCGATAAGGTCTTCAAACCGAATGCAACGCAAGAAAAGGTCTACAATGAAGCTGCGAAGAGCATCGTATCCGACGTGTTGGCCGGATACAATGGAACGATATTTGCTTACGGGCAAACGTCATCGGGGAAAACGCACACGATGGAGGGCGTGATCAGCGACCCCCAAAAACAGGGCATCATTCCCCGAATCGTCAacgatattttcaatcatATTTACGCAATGGAAGAAAACCTAGAATTTCATATTAAAGTCTCGTACTTTGAAATTTATATGGATAAAATTAGGGATTTATTAGATG TGTCTAAAGTGAATTTGAGTGTTCACGAAGATAAAAATAGAGTCCCTTTTGTGAAAGGAGCAACGGAACGATTTGTGTCGAGTCCAGAAGAAGTATTTGAAGCCATCGAAGAAGGAAAATCGAACAGACACATTGCTGTAACAA atatgaATGAACATTCCTCGCGATCTCACTCCGTGTTCCTGATAAAcgtaaaacaagaaaacttAGAAAACCAGAAAAAACTCTCCGGGAAATTGTATCTGGTCGATTTAGCTGGTTCGGAAAAAGTTTCGAAAACCGGTGCCGAAGGAACGGTGCTGGACGAGGCTAAgaacattaataaatctttatcaGCCCTCGGAAACGTAATCAGCGCTTTAGCCGACGGAAATAAAACTCACATTCCGTACAGAGATTCGAAATTAACGAGGATCTTACAGGAATCTTTAGGTGGTAACGCCCGAACGACTATCGTGATATGTTGCTCTCCGGCCAGTTTCAACGAGTCCGAAACAAAATCAACACTTGAATTTGGCAAAcg tgctaaaacCGTTAAGAATGTTGTATGCGTCAACGAAGAACTTACAGCTGAAGAATGGAAAAGACGCtatgaaaaagaaaaggaaaaagcTGCGCGTCTTAAAGGAAAAGTCGAAAAATTGGAAGCTGAACTTCAACGATGGAGAAGTGGTGAAACAGTCACCACTGATGAACAAGTTACTTTCAACGATGAAAATTCAACACCAATTGCAGCTATGGAAGAAAGCACTACAGAACCTTTag tcgGCCCAATGCCTGCAACACCAGCTTTAATGATCGGATCAACTTTAGGAAGCGAAGAACGTCAAAAATTAGAACAAGAACGCGAACGCCTCTACCAACAATTAGACGAAAAAGACGAAGAAATCAACCAGCAAAGTCAATTTGccgaaaaactaaaagaacaGATAATGGAACAAGATGAATTAATAATGAGTACGCGACGAGATTACGAAGCGTTACAAGGCGAAATGAATCGTATTCAACAAGAAAACGAAAGCGCCAAAGAAGAAGTGAAAGAAGTGTTACAAGCTCTGGAAGAACTTGCCGTAAACTACGACCAAAAATCGCAAGAGGTCGAcgctaaaaataaagaagtcgAATCGTTATCTGAAGAGGTAATGCAAAAAACAACCCTCTTAAACTCGACCGCTTCCGAATTGCAACAATTAAAAGATATGAGCACACACCAAAAGAAACGTATCTCCGACATGTTAACGAACCTCTTGAAAGATCTTGGCGAAATCGGAACCACTTTGGGCGGGGAGGGCGTCGATATGAAAATTACCAACGATTCAACGAAACTCGAAGAAGAATTTACGGTGGCGCGCTTGTACATTTCAAGGATGAAAAGCGAAGTAACTAATTTGTCATCGCGTTTGCACGAACTCGAAAACTCGCAACAAGATAGTAACAAGAAGGTTACCGAGTATGAGAAGGAATTAGGCGAGTGTCGTCTTTTAATTTCGCAACATGAGGCGCGAATGAAGAGTTTACAGGAGAGTATTCGCGaatctgaaaataaaaagaggagTTTGGAGGAGAGTGTTGATGCTTTGCGAGAGGAATGTGCTAAACTTAAAGCTGCCGAACag gtgCATAGTGCTAGTGAAAGTGAAAAGAAAGAAGCAACTGAATTAAGAAAAGCACTCGAACAACAAATGGACCAACTACGAGATGCTCACCAGAAGCAAGTTGGAGCTTTAAGAGATGAAATCTCTGAAAAGCAACAATTAATCAACGATCTCAAAGA ttcaagTCAGAAATTGCAACTGGCTCAACAGCAACTCCAAACGGATTACGAGAAGCTCAAGTCAGAGGAGGCGGACAAATCGCAAAAGCTCCAAGAGATGAT CACGACCAACGATCGTCGAGAACAAGCGAGGAAGGACCTGAAGGGACTGGAAGATACCGTAGCCAAGGAACTCCAAACGTTACACAATCTACGGAAACTTTTCGTACAAGATCTACAA gCGCGTATTAAAAAGGCGGCAAACCCGGATGATAACGAAGAAGATGGCGGATCTTTGGCGCAGAAACAGAAGATTTCTTTCTTGGAGAATAACCTCGATCAATTGACTAAGGTACATAAACAATTGGTTCGGGATAACGCCGATTTGAGGTGCGAATTGCCGAAATTAGAAAAAAGACTTCGAGCGACCATGGAACGTGTTAAAGCGCTTGAAACTGCTTTGAAGGATGCTAAAGAAGGCGCTATGCGTGACCGAAAACG GTATCAATATGAAGTGGATCGAATTAAGGAAGCTGTTCGACAGAAAAATTTGGCAAGGCGCGGCCCCGTAGCCCAAATCGCTAAACCCATTAGGGCTGGACAACAGCATCATACGGTTTTAACTGGAGGGGCAATACGCGTTGGCGGAAATGTTCCCGCTCCCCAGAGGATTATAGCTGACGACACTGCTCAGAAACGTAAATCAATCGTTTCCGGCGGTAATAGAG